One stretch of Armigeres subalbatus isolate Guangzhou_Male chromosome 2, GZ_Asu_2, whole genome shotgun sequence DNA includes these proteins:
- the LOC134215001 gene encoding protein javelin, producing the protein NRQSVLPPLGPPPSTLPCLRRFRTRLRRWIAAGKTCKIRRKHRKPVRFRLHFGLSWIRRRPLFNIGSGQSNSLCHGGTGVGNLRGSQSKSRRRNSDSASNYVDRVRIRDSSSSFGGPGRGSGWRQKSLSNIDLPTSYRGIAGGVAGTGGLVGAGQFRYRDYDSGLYDLYSRIDSRREEYDDLYGVNPKASRAASNASSSKQRQQQKQRDQQDHREQQGQDKDQQQQRQKHHHHHHHRHQEFYSAEGNDACSLRRTRSLAVIREETYNDLHLHGRGARRSQLIPRAKLIDRNFFKDRYNFIYDDGEASEPAENDTHYTLARRFSAAQGQPPFPWHTDKSDLDSIDSSIFKHSLHQQSSFEGSRHNSIRSGDSSKFVSKVEVHSEYSGASKSETGIEADLKHLDDISLREEPPRPPSKTSTLETLKNRYPREGKFTVKEEEESGITIIEIKDSQVSAKSSSVISYDSIYLSSESDDKEVLDELLPEVHLTEDNDLIDIKIEDYDDLFKETDLEKAESTIDTLYGQVTKPKPKIVAVEPKIQPNDSLKRYIKNTSRGTIERLSIISNLKLRQEFAIKERPLVDSDHQYNSLPDAADVCKILRNSERIDAKLRRICDNDHSGRSTRTDSDHYDSLPRLDKSNLNLTQNTSDEDGSLEESDKGAPSIEVVETPTREVLSHASSKVYLKDFGLELDYENSVVTNSDQDSDITIVAPQDSPTIPAITVTPAIVVTPAEKTSAKKNDQVIYSTFASTVGKQTTNRINFESKEKPKPQAEAIAEVKTKLKPIPVVVDPTPKIPVALAPTVKLGGKKVIVDEVAARAAKREKEIEKAVKAEDKHNTVVKKPIPKKHSEAPVKKEESKPEPIPIVNSKPPDPKPPEPKEGSPKVDHSSLFKDTNPFKEQARREVKNRVVDRPLFKGVRRFNSTENIYTSAPIIVTKTFNNFIKTNEVKTKSFDSLIVESNNEKKQEQRKMPRPQVIQIVDSKQTGRQETETLRKGAHDGQKVQKEFLHKVDSVRSYWSKMMDEADAREEQETEDQVDSGSFPESKNEQVVQPAKADEKSGSSGSTEQQKPMQMSQQQPKKSTSRQNSSRNKYSTYQIDEGAELQSFSPTVEIIELDGQKQAALVKPKNSHNLDFDHVRYKVMKSEMFQKNLLVNHRKAAQFDGLMQYLQDYSFQELLAHNNVVIIEPVRTKIEKISDKPPQSSTTTCRITTGALSNNGSGENPKRGPGLKKHFFYHPIRVNKELLDEELPSPDTVRNVRKLFEGTLRLGTTAKQAYEDAKTSGAIRKWDSASLSSGVSSGDLSSPCECGENEMDGDSGDENLIGDDELESHYVSQDVLEKIRECGSTVTYYGGRVVDKKSEHMNTMTKAIMKEIRGLERKTCQVCQPHGCRQMIDQRRGSQNAKLDGLGVKFKLVKSNSCSSRLELAGTGKTPPDLMKNHRNHSSNSNSSSIISGRPKLPKPSSVAITDSNNNNHNDLPTLRDLPTVEEPEESVRDLVSRLENNNTLNSRNKPRIIESKCIEKVDESKVEPTITINSQAIELPAVKANPQPIDEPSTVTVNNHITVPNQLIIPALLIDQQKASPKTQPNQSTADRPPKVCRNKNVDLAFAATITKASNKPAKEKENHARKSSLVNSTSVDTLDSLETIPPSNAPKMVTFKDDENNNNNRNGEVEEQENLKPSVIAEQRKSDELTSPKLVNWSSLGKFDERQYFANDKRLIEKRKYDEMEFEEFEVLDPNATVTGGNKSQQKEKEALLQQQQQQLEQADAEQQSDCFDSLNSGK; encoded by the exons AAACTCCGACTCCGCATCGAACTACGTGGACCGGGTGCGCATCCGTGACTCGTCCAGCTCATTCGGTGGACCGGGCCGAGGATCCGGGTGGCGTCAAAAGTCCCTCTCGAATATAGATCTTCCAACGAGCTATCGGGGCATTGCCGGTGGAGTGGCCGGTACTGGTGGCCTGGTTGGTGCTGGTCAGTTTCGCTACCGCGACTATGACTCAGGACTGTACGATCTATATTCGCGCATAGACAGCCGCCGGGAGGAGTACGATGATCTCTACGGCGTGAATCCAAAGGCGTCCCGTGCAGCAAGCAACGCCAGCAGCAGCAAACAGCGACAGCAGCAGAAGCAACGCGATCAACAGGACCACCGCGAGCAGCAAGGTCAGGACAAAGATCAACAACAGCAGCGACAGAAgcatcaccaccaccatcaccatCGGCATCAGGAGTTCTACAGCGCAGAAGGCAACGACGCTTGCAGCTTGCGAAGAACCCGTAGCCTGGCGGTGATCCGCGAGGAAACCTACAACGATCTACATCTGCACGGACGTGGCGCACGGCGATCACAACTCATCCCGAGGGCAAAACTCATCGACCGCAACTTTTTTAAAGACAG ATACAACTTTATCTACGACGACGGCGAAGCATCGGAGCCAGCCGAAAACGACACTCACTACACTCTAGCGCGGAGATTTTCCGCAGCCCAAGGCCAACCGCCGTTCCCTTGGCATACAGACAAAAGCGACTTGGACAGCATAGACTCGTCGATCTTCAAACATTCCCTCCATCAACAGAGTAGCTTCGAGGGCAGCCGTCACAACTCGATTCGCAGTGGAGACTCATCCAAGTTTGTCTCGAAGGTCGAAGTTCACAGCGAATACAGCGGAGCATCCAAGTCGGAAACGGGCATCGAAGCGGACCTCAAACATCTGGACGATATTTCACTGAGAGAGGAACCTCCGAGACCTCCAAGCAAGACATCTACACTAGAAACGCTCAAGAACCGCTACCCGCGAGAGGGTAAATTCACCGTCAAGGAGGAAGAGGAAAGCGGTATAACAATCATCGAAATCAAAGACAGTCAGGTGTCGGCCAAGAGCTCCAGCGTTATTTCATACGACTCCATCTATCTGTCATCGGAAAGCGACGATAAAGAAGTTCTCGACGAGTTACTTCCCGAAGTTCACCTCACCGAAGACAACGACCTGATCGACATCAAGATCGAAGACTATGACGATCTGTTCAAGGAAACGGATCTAGAGAAAGCAGAAAGCACCATCGATACCCTGTACGGACAGGTCACCAAACCCAAGCCAAAGATTGTTGCAGTAGAACCAAAGATTCAACCAAACGATTCCCTCAAGCGCTACATCAAAAACACTAGTCGCGGCACAATCGAACGCCTGTCGATCATCTCAAATCTCAAACTCCGCCAGGAGTTCGCCATCAAGGAGAGACCTCTGGTAGACAGCGATCACCAATACAACTCGCTACCGGACGCAGCTGACGTTTGCAAGATCCTGCGGAATTCGGAGCGAATCGACGCCAAACTACGGCGAATCTGCGACAACGACCACTCTGGAAGGTCAACTCGTACCGACAGTGATCACTACGATTCGCTGCCACGATTGGATAAATCCAACCTCAATCTAACGCAGAACACTTCAGACGAAGACGGTTCGTTGGAAGAATCCGACAAAGGGGCCCCTTCCATCGAAGTTGTTGAAACTCCAACCAGGGAGGTGCTTAGTCACGCATCATCAAAGGTTTACCTGAAGGATTTTGGACTGGAGTTGGATTACGAAAACTCGGTAGTGACCAACAGCGATCAGGACAGTGACATAACGATCGTAGCGCCACAGGATAGTCCAACCATTCCGGCGATCACGGTTACTCCGGCAATTGTTGTAACTCCAGCTGAGAAGACATCTGCGAAGAAAAACGACCAGGTTATCTATTCGACTTTTGCGAGCACTGTCGGAAAACAGACCACCAATCGGATCAATTTTGAGAGTAAGGAAAAGCCGAAGCCGCAAGCGGAGGCGATCGCAGAAgttaaaactaaactaaaacctATTCCGGTGGTGGTAGATCCTACACCGAAAATTCCCGTGGCGTTAGCTCCCACAGTTAAACTTGGCGGGAAGAAAGTTATTGTTGATGAGGTAGCCGCCAGAGCGGCGAAGCGGGAGAAGGAAATCGAGAAAGCAGTTAAAGCAGAAGACAAGCACAATACGGTTGTGAAGAAACCGATACCAAAGAAGCATTCGGAAGCTCCAGTCAAGAAGGAAGAATCCAAACCCGAACCGATTCCGATTGTAAATAGCAAACCACCGGATCCGAAACCTCCGGAACCCAAGGAGGGTAGCCCCAAGGTCGATCATTCCAGTTTGTTTAAGGATACGAATCCGTTCAAAGAACAGGCTCGCCGAGAAGTCAAGAATCGGGTGGTAGACCGACCGCTCTTCAAAGGCGTTCGTCGTTTCAACTCAACGGAAAATATCTACACCTCGGCACCGATCATAGTGACGAAAACCTTCAACAACTTCATCAAAACTAATGAAGTGAAGACCAAATCGTTTGATTCGTTGATCGTTGAAAGCAATAACGAGAAGAAACAAGAACAAAGGAAGATGCCTCGACCACAGGTGATTCAGATAGTGGATTCCAAGCAGACTGGAAGACAAGAAACAGAAACACTTCGCAAGGGAGCACACGATGGGCAGAAGGTGCAGAAGGAGTTCCTGCACAAGGTGGATTCGGTAAGAAGCTATTGGTCCAAAATGATGGACGAAGCCGACGCCAGAGAAGAACAAGAAACAGAAGACCAAGTGGATTCGGGGAGTTTTCCAGAGTCAAAAAACGAGCAGGTGGTGCAGCCAGCAAAAGCCGATGAGAAATCCGGGAGTTCTGGTTCAACGGAACAACAGAAACCAATGCAGATGTCACAGCAGCAACCAAAAAAGTCCACATCGCGACAGAACTCCTCCCGGAACAAGTACTCCACCTACCAGATCGACGAAGGAGCTGAACTTCAGAGCTTTAGTCCAACGGTGGAGATCATTGAGCTCGACGGACAGAAGCAGGCTGCACTGGTGAAACCGAAGAATTCGCACAACTTGGACTTTGACCACGTGCGCTACAAGGTCATGAAATCggaaatgtttcaaaaaaacTTGCTGGTGAACCATCGAAAAGCGGCTCAATTCGATGGTTTGATGCAGTACCTACAAGATTACAGCTTTCAGGAGTTGCTCGCGCACAATAACGTTGTAATCATTGAGCCGGTCCGCACCAAGATCGAGAAGATCTCCGACAAACCACCGCAGTCCAGCACTACGACCTGTCGGATCACAACGGGAGCGTTGTCCAACAATGGCTCCGGAGAAAACCCCAAGCGAGGTCCGGGGctgaagaaacattttttctaTCACCCGATCAGAGTGAACAAGGAACTGCTGGATGAAGAGTTGCCCAGCCCTGATACGGTGCGAAACGTGCGGAAGTTGTTTGAAGGAACTTTGCGACTTGGAACGACGGCCAAGCAAGCCTACGAAGACGCCAAGACCAGTGGGG CTATTCGCAAATGGGACTCGGCCAGCCTATCCAGCGGAGTATCGAGCGGAGACTTGAGCTCACCGTGCGAGTGCGGTGAAAACGAGATGGACGGAGACTCCGGCGATGAGAACTTGATTGGCGACGACGAGTTGGAGTCGCACTATGTCAGTCAGGACGTGCTGGAGAAGATACGGGAGTGTGGTTCTACGGTGACGTACTACGGTGGTCGGGTGGTGGATAAGAAGAGTGAGCACATGAACACGATGACCAAAGCCATCATGAAGGAGATTCGTGGTCTCGAACGGAAAACCTGTCAGGTTTGCCAACCCCATGGATGCCGACAAATGATCGACCAGCGCCGCGGTAGTCAAAACGCTAAGCTGGACGGATTAG GCGTGAAATTCAAACTAGTGAAATCCAATAGCTGTAGCAGTCGCCTGGAACTTGCAGGAACTGGCAAAACTCCGCCAGACCTTATGAAGAACCATCGCAACCACTCCAGTAATAGCAATAGCAGTAGCATCATATCCGGACGACCCAAACTCCCCAAGCCAAGTTCCGTTGCGATCACGGACAGTAATAACAATAATCACAACGACCTTCCGACTCTGAGAGATCTTCCGACCGTAGAAGAGCCTGAAGAATCCGTGCGTGATCTTGTCAGTCGACTAGAAAACAACAACACCCTCAATTCCCGCAACAAGCCCCGAATCATCGAATCCAAATGTATCGAAAAGGTAGATGAAAGCAAAGTGGAACCGACTATCACGATCAACAGTCAGGCCATAGAGTTGCCTGCAGTCAAAgcaaatccacaaccaatcgACGAACCTTCCACGGTAACCGTCAACAATCACATCACTGTTCCCAATCAGTTGATTATTCCAGCGCTGCTCATAGATCAACAGAAAGCCTCACCCAAAACCCAGCCCAACCAATCAACCGCTGATCGACCTCCGAAGGTTTGCCGAAACAAGAACGTCGACCTGGCGTTTGCGGCAACGATCACAAAAGCAAGCAACAAACCAGCCAAGGAGAAGGAGAATCACGCGCGCAAGTCTTCGCTCGTCAACAGCACCTCCGTCGACACGTTGGACTCCCTAGAAACCATTCCGCCATCCAATGCGCCCAAAATGGTGACATTCAAAGACGACgagaacaacaacaacaacaggaaCGGCGAAGTCGAAGAGCAGGAGAATCTGAAACCGAGCGTGATTGCCGAGCAGCGCAAGTCGGACGAGCTTACGTCGCCGAAGCTGGTCAACTGGAGCTCGCTCGGAAAATTCGACGAACGGCAGTACTTCGCCAATGATAAGCGGCTGATCGAGAAGCGCAAGTACGACGAGATGGAGTTTGAAGAGTTCGAGGTGTTGGATCCGAACGCTACGGTTACGGGCGGCAACAAGAGTCAACAGAAGGAGAAGGAGGCACTgttgcagcagcagcaacaacaactggAGCAAGCGGATGCGGAACAGCAGAGTGATTGCTTCGACAGTTTGAACAGTGGAAAGTGA